Sequence from the Mycobacterium florentinum genome:
TATTGCCTCCCTCTTCCCCGCCCACGGCGACGCCGCCAAGGTCGCGTCGGTCGCCGCGGAATCCGCGATCGCGCTGCTGTTCTTCTTGTACGGAGCCCGGCTCTCGCCTCAGCAGGCCTGGCACGGCGTCCGGCAATGGCGGTTGCACCTGCTGGTACTGGCCACGACGTTCCTGTTCTTCCCGCTGCTGGGGCTGGCCGCCCGGGCGTTGGTGCCCTCGATCCTGACGACCGATCTCTACAACGGCGTGCTGTTCCTCTGCCTGGTCCCGTCGACCGTGCAGTCGTCCATCGCATTCACTTCGATTGCGCGGGGCCATGTTTCCGCCGCCATCGTCAGTGCCTCCTTGTCGAACATCCTCGGCATCGTGCTGACCCCACTGCTGGTGGTGGTGCTGATGAACACCAGCGGCGCCGTCCACGTGGACGGCACTTCGATCCGCGACATCGTGGTGCAGCTCTTGCTGCCCTTCGGCGCCGGCCAGCTGGCGAGGCCATGGATCGCCGGGTTCG
This genomic interval carries:
- a CDS encoding bile acid:sodium symporter family protein, with amino-acid sequence MLRRLSTILDLFLLALATTVAIASLFPAHGDAAKVASVAAESAIALLFFLYGARLSPQQAWHGVRQWRLHLLVLATTFLFFPLLGLAARALVPSILTTDLYNGVLFLCLVPSTVQSSIAFTSIARGHVSAAIVSASLSNILGIVLTPLLVVVLMNTSGAVHVDGTSIRDIVVQLLLPFGAGQLARPWIAGFVSRYAAVLKVVDRGSILLVVYTAFSMGVVEGIWVSVDIWQLILVGLVATGLLAIVLVATTATGRLASLDRGDAIVLLFCGSKKSLASGLPMALVFFPNNIVGLTMLPLMIFHQIQLVVCAVIASRLAREADETSAPAQVGEEA